From the genome of Periplaneta americana isolate PAMFEO1 chromosome 17, P.americana_PAMFEO1_priV1, whole genome shotgun sequence:
TAGTGCATTCACTTCTACAATCAACGTGGACttcatccacatcctgaactacGTCTGAAAgaagtggagttgcaatatacagacactgcgagatttttgggccttatctttgattataaattaacgtggaagTCTCATATATATGTGATTTGAGAAGACGTTGTgaaaaatcgataaatattttACGCTTTTTGTCAGAGGTTCGCTGTGGTGCAGACCGCATAATGCTTTTACGTCTTTATCGTGCTCTTATccgatcaaagctggattatggctgttttatttatggctcagcaaataattCGAATTTACATctcttagacactatccatcatcatgggatacaacttgctacaggggccttccgaacaAGTTGGATAGAGAGCCTGTATTGCGAAGCGGGGGAGCCATCACTGTATCGGCAACGTAATGTCTAGTTGTGCTTATATGCGGATAAGCTCTGATCTCAGCCTGAGCACAATTGTTACGAGTGCTTTCACCATTCATCTCTTTACGGCCAATACAGTAAAAATCCAtggagacttcgtccagcaggtgtcCGTTTTCATGAACTGCTCTCTGACTTCGACTTGCATCTACCatcagttcgcacactggagtattccaccactccaccgtggtaTATGCGACGTCCCAAGTTTGATATAAGTCTGAGCcgatattttaagttttttacaccagcttttatttatagacttcgttttagtgaacttttataaCGTTTTTTGAAATATTCTTTAGTTTTTAGTGGTGGATCCTGGGTAAATGTttgtgttggttgctccttcgttgcaaatggacTGATATGTAAATGTAATTTGAGCGAATGTACCAGTGGTTTTACTGCAGAATTGTATGCTTTTTACAAAGCTTTATTGTTTGCAATTGGACAACCTCTGGGCAGATATCTAATCTTCtgcgactctttaagtgccattcagtctCTGCAGTCTTTCCATTCAGATTATCCCCTTGTGGTAAGAACACAGCAGCTAttccacacactcctaagctctgaCTTTGAGATTGGAGTGGTGTGGATTCCTGACAATGTTGGAATTCCAGGAAATAAGGCCACAGATGCTGCATCCAAAGATAGTACTATgaatggcactctggtatattggcgcgagaggtggcaagacaTAGAAAATCACTTGAAATATAGAATATGTTGGCAATGTGAAGGAGAATGGTGTGCACcaaagggaaataaattacgaagtataaagaatactgtccgagtttgggattcgtcaacAATAGCATCatgacacgaagaagttttactcacccgattgaggattggccactgtcgtcTGACACATGACCATCTGCTACATGGCGAATCTCAACCAGAGTATGAGATATGTCATGTAGCAGTTATGGTCGAACATATTTGATTGCATTGCAGGAAATATGATTGTGACCATCGACAATATGCAATTTGGCCGACTCTACATGATGCTCTtgcaaatgattttaattgtgtaaatGCAATTCTGAGATTTTTATTGAGTACAGAACTTGACatggtgatttagttttttatggaCCCTTTTTTTTTAAGCTCCAGACTGTTTACTCCCGGaggttatatttgttttatattcgcattttattatattttggccattttacATCCGAATAGCCtctcttataaaatttaattgttttgaaatgtgcTACACATTTTATCTCTGGCGgcctttgttatattattttactggTTCGTTTTGAATAATActtagggtctgagaactgctcacttttatgaattTTAAGTATCACCTTGttgatactgcatttgtgtacctcgtttttttACTGTCGTTTTTAGCTCTTTGGTTactgtattatttgtgttttatgttttgtgagcaattttagataagggcgcaaatagctatagttgctgacgcgcccttcttaaacgccactatctatctatccaccactgcgaaaattgcgacttGTTTTTGCGGGCCTGTACTTCAGGTTGCATTAGTTTTGCAGCCACAGCTTAGCTGCAAATTTCACATTCCTGTTCATATTTCATTGCATTGTTAGTTTGTATCCCCTATCAGATTTTCATATTATGAAATTCAGGCAACTATATCTTAAATAGCTGCTTTGATTATGAAACAGACTACAAAGTTTTAAAGTATAGCAAAGAAAGTAAAGTTCTTTGTTAAGAACTGCATAAAAATTGAGAACAATGTGAAGTTACAACCGTCTTTGAGAACTGTTATGTAGTTTCAAGATCTATTTCATAACAACTGCtttaaattgtgaaaatattaattttttatcttacAGTCCTTTATTCCATTGAATCCAAAgtgtgtgaaatttatttttaacaatataatgtaatatttttgttgCATTAGGTTATTCTGCTAGAGCTTTTTATTTTCGCTGTAGTGGTCAGcagtaatttgtttaatttagtatctattttatctattttactaaATTGAATTTTCGAAAGCAAACAGTGTATTTGTCTAGCAGATTTTGAGAAATTGTGTTTTGTTAGATTAATAATGTACTAATGGTTACTTTATGTTCACTCATCTGGCTCTGGTCAAAGCTTTCACTATGTGAAGTTTCAAAATGACTGTCGCTGTCGTCACTTTCTTTACCTTGTGTTATATCACAAATGCAGACATAAAATATTCATGTTGTGAGAGCTGTGATTGCTTATGGAAGGGTGGAATAGGTACCAGATCCGAGTGAGGCACACATCTCATAGCTCAAGGTAAATCAATATGTGAccttttatcactattatttcaATTAATGCCTATGAtattaacaatacaaaataaccaTGGgtacttttctttccatttgtccACTGCCACAAATTTTCCGTGTAAGTTTTGCATACAATATGAGAAGCCCACTGCTGATCTTGATCTTCAAGCTTGACACCAAAATAACGTAAATGTGCTCTCTTCACAAACTCGGAAGGAGGGTTCctaataaattgttttatgtgtttCTCCCTACAAATATAGCAAGATAGGTAGCGATGATTCAAGCACGACTGTTGTGAAGTGGCTATTCCTTTGCGATGATCTGAATGCAAACATGAACTGATATGAGTGGGAATTTAATTATACACACTTCCTGCTCGCGAGCATGAATGCTCCAGACATccttttttcaattcaaacttcgTTGTATGAAAGAATAGTGTTCCTATCCATCCATTGTATCTTCTTAAAAACCTGATAGGTCTTCTTGTATTTTATGGTGTAAACCCCTTTAAATCCAGTGTGGtcttaatcagaaaaatcaagattattcaagagaataatatagTTGCTCCTGAAGAATTTGAATTGATAAAGCTCCGGTCCTCcataaaactgaaatatttgttttaaaaggaaaAATTCATAGCCTTTGTGGAGCAGAGGGAGgctatgttcgggacaacctacctaTGCGAAATAAGAATTTCTCATTTTTGAAATACATAAAGAATAAAGCACGATCACGATTAACTAATTCATATCTGCAGGATTGTTTACATGTCGCTGCAAGCTACTTCTCCCTACATGTCACTGAaattctaaataatattcaattttaagGATATCATTGTCCTGGTAAgtcttttcaatatttatttatttgtttatttatgtattttgtttatgtacgtaTTCATATAGGGCTATTAAACTTGTTCGATTTCAAGGTGCTTGCTCACTCAATATTACATATGGGCGGTACTCACATTCTTCAAAAGTTTGAGAACCTTTGTCCTGTACGATGGTAACCAAGATTTAATTGAACTTATAATTTGAGTGTGACTTATCACTATCGTGCCCCAAGTCCTTCAATAAAgtacttacatttttttcataatcCAATGTTTCGGATTTAAAATTACACTTGGAAGCACGTAAACACAATACTTACTAACTAGTACACAAGCAAAAATACAAACTAGCAAACAGAAGAACAAACTCCGATGAGCAACTGTCTATAAAGATGAAATCCAAATTTATGTACTCTATAAAACTATGATAACCATGTAAAGTTATTATGGTTAGTGTAACAAATCagaattatagtatattatagtatataaattcaaCAATACCTACAAACTAGAGCTGGGTACGACCTATGCAATGACTGCCCCAAATAAACCCAACAAAGTTCCAAAAACCAATGCACCAGCATAAATGTTTATTTGCCTCTGTTATTATCTGATGTATATACATGATAtatgtgtgtgtctgtctgtgaGTATATATTAGGTTATTTgcgcaacaagtggataatcttgataaATATGGCATGAGAGAATGTTCTTcagttttcacgagtgtcatagtaAGAtcatccacgagttggatacaacactttatggcatcttagcattataaattgttggaaataaattatgaaatagggATCTATAACTGACAAAGTCtcatcgattagttgcgcctggcattgacagtgaataaagagaaatgtatgaccttgcaggttatgttacaaatgttcctttattttgttaatatagtttctccgAACCAGAGAACTGTTTTAAGTGATGTcgcaaaagtgatacaaaattgttaaaaattggaaataaatgatacgttaccttctttTCTGtcatgcatttcatttcttgttacgtcgcgcgACCAAGCAGTATGTAAGATAGCAAGCATTCCGGTATTAGCGAAAACGTCATTGTTTTTATTGACACTCATGCTTTAATAAGGCAATTATGCACCATTTCGGATATAGTAACaagctgtttataatgctaggatggcataaaatataattattgacaTATTTTGATCTCCTCACGTGGATTGTTATGGAGaccaataaatttttatattcatttcagcatTTTTGAGAATGATAAGAAGTGTGTGTCACAAGAACGCGCCGACATTGATCTTGAAGAAAACAAATTGACGCAGTGTGGTAGCTACAGTCCAGATGGTTCAAATATTAGAGACGAAAGCCGTAATTCTATCAAATGTAATGTATGCAACGAGGTTTTTATAACGCCGCAATCAATGAAACTTCATTTTGATATACACGCAATAAAAAcgtcattcaaatgcgatgtctgcGGGAAGTGTTTCGCAAGATCATGGCTTTTGAGAAGACACTCTCTTACGCACACAACAGAGATGTCCTACAAATGCGAGGTGTGCGGAAAGTGTTTCGAAAAATCATGGCTTTTGAAAAGACACGCTCAAACGCACACAACAGAGATGTCTTACAAATGTGAGATGTGCGGAAAGTGTTTCGGAAAATTATGGCTTTTGAAAAGACACACTCATTCGCACTCAACTGAGATGCCCTACAAATGCGAGGTGTGCGGAAAGTGTTTCTCACAGTTCGGGCTCTTAAAGCAACATGTAAGGATTCACACTCCCGAAAGACCATTCAAATGCGACGTGTGTGGCAGCTGTTTCTTAGACTTGGGACATTTAAACCGACATGCACGCATTcacacaggcgaaaggccattcaaatgcgatatgTGCGGAAAATGTTTCTCGGATTCGACAATATTAAGCAGGCATGCACGCATACACACAGGAGATAGGCCATTCAAATGTGaattgtgtggaaagtgtttctcagcaTCATCTGATTTATGCAGACATGCTCGCATGcacacaggcgaaaggccattcaaatgcaaagtgtgtggaaagtgtttcacaGAATCGGGCCATTTAAAGCGACATGTTCGTAGTCACAcaggcgaaaagccattcaaatgcgaggtgtgtggaaagtgtttctctatATTGAGTCATTTAAAGCGGCATACATACATTCACACTGGCGAAAGGCCTTTCGAATGTGAGgtgtgtggaaaatgtttctcggCATCATCTTATTTATACTCCCATGCTCGCATACAcactggcgagaagccattcaagtgCGAGGTATGTGGTAAGCTTTTTACAGAATCGGGTCATTTGAAGCGGCATGCACGGATTCACACAGGGGAAAGACCGTTCAAATGTgaagtgtgtggaaagtgtttctctgaTTCGGCAACATTAAGGAgacatacacgcatacatacaggCGAAAGGTGATTTGAATGCGAGGTGTATGCAAAGTGTTTCACAGCATCATCACTTTACATAATACATGCACGTGTACACACTGGCCAAGGGCCATTGAAATGCGAGTGTAGTGGAAAGTTTTTTCCTATCGTCAATTTTATAGACACATGGACGCATACACAAACAGGCGAAGAGCTATTCAAGTGCGATGTGTTTTGAAAGTATTTTCCAGAATTAGTACTATTAAaacgacatttaaatattaatttactcgAAAGTCACTGAAATTGAAGGAGTGTAGAAAGAGTTTCTCAGAGTCGGCAGTGTTTAGCAGACATGcacgaaaggccattcaaatgtgacttgtgtggaaagtgtttctcacaatTATTAGGACATTTAAAGCGACGTGCATGCGTACACAGAGGCGAAAAGCCAGTCGACTGACAGTTATGTGTCGAAAGTGTTCCTCAGAATCGGCACCTTCAAACGGACATGCCTCTTTTCACAAAGTTCACACGCATTCAAATACGATGTTTgtggagacttttttttttttgacaagcgTGACTTCTCGACAAACACTGGCAAGAGATCATTCGAATGCGTTGTCAACGGAAAGTGTTTCTCAAATTCTTATCATATCAAGATTGACTCCCACGTACGCTGAGGTGGAGGACGATTTAAAAAGTGCATGTAAAAAGAACTATTGACATTTGCGAAGTACGTGTTACGTATAAGGATAAAGTAGAAAGTAGATATATAGTATTTACATATAGACGAACGTTAATATGATTTGTAAATTTATGCTGGAAAACCAGGAGTTTTAATACACATACACAATGAAGATTTTTGAGTTTCGAACCGTCTGATGACGATTGCTCATTTTATTAGGAAACTGCAGCATCTACAACTAGAATTAGGTTCGCTTGTAacagtgttaatatttttatttttgtattagctGGCATGTACATAGGTGTTAGTTTAGCAATTTCTttcctgatatatatatatatattttttaatgaatgagGACTATTAGCACACAGTTCTCTCACAACGAACCCACAGCCACTTTCTGATAAAGCGTCATTCAAACTAACTTCAAGCGACACCTGCACATGCATTATATGGCCTTGATGACTGGATTCTCCCAATATGCAGCCACGCTGAGTTGACGTGTACCTCACAAATGCTGACTCTATGTGTGCCTTTATTCATGAGTGTAAAGATGTTTCCTCGCCATGATATATTGTGAAGTTCATTCGCTCAGTGTTTGTTGCCATAGATTCGAAAGAAAATAAACCTTGAGACCACACACAATTTTAGGCATTAAAACGGTAACAATTCAAGTTTACTTTTCGTTATACCTAAACTGTTTCTACCGAATTCTGTATTAGATTATGTTTCCGTTGATATTGCTCATAGAATTCTTAGCTCATCTTAtgataaattctgtttcatacagTTATATGAGTAAGCAAAAATTGCTCTTGAAGATTTTAAATTTGCATTTAATATCTAATACCTGCACATGATTCACACGCAATACGTTAGTCATTTATCCAAATTGCCCGTCCTACTTACGCACATACATGAAAATTTTCTGTCACTCGGCTATTGCAGTACAGATGCTTTCAGTTGGAAATTCTGTCATTGCTTCATATAGGCATTTCAGTATTTCATGTTGAAGTGCCTTTAGTTACAGACAATGCCCTCAAGTACTGAACACATTTTCAAGTGCAAGGCCTGCCACGAGATTGTATGAAATCAGCAACATGAGCTAAATCCACCTCTGTGTAGATTTTAGACTTTTGAGCTGAGGCAGAAAATTTGAGTGAACCCCACTgtttatttctaaataatttatagcTCATACTTTTCAAGAGAGTCTCCAACACAGTTTCTTGATAGACTTCGACTCTTGCTGTTAacacatttttcacaaatgtacAGCTGTGTTAGATTAGTATGACTCATACCCCTGAAAATCACCTCTGAAGTAGGGTGGTGGTCCTTCTCAATTTTTCGAGCTCTCTCACGAGTTTCCTAAAACTCGGACTCATAAAGTTTATCATCTTTCTAGATAAAAATCTCTTCAGTGGTTGAGGATAGTCCTGTGATGACAATTGTCATATTTCTGCAGAAGACTTCATAACTTCAGTACCTTCTGCTTTTTCAGCTGCAGAGTGAGGAAGTGGCCAGTACTTTGACGATAAGCTCCAGGATCATCACTAAGCATTCTGGACGTCGATATTTTGGACATGTAGGGCTTTCGAGACATTGCAAGCTGCTTCTACATTGGATGTCTGCGAATACAGGCCGCCATAAATGCAGTTTAATATCCTGGAGACAGGATGTACAGTTTGCGCCACATACTTGTAACAGTATTTATGATGAGACTCGGTATAATAATTGCGTGCAATTTCTGAATAGTAAGGGTACACTAACATTtattgtgtatgtatatgtgttaTTGAGTTTTGTAATTTCATAATATGTATTCCTCACATCTCTGTAAATTTATGAATTAAGGGAATTAAATATACACGATATGCTCAATACTTGCCCTTTTATAAAGAATGTTGACTTGCATCAATATTCCTTGTAAGAGCAATATATAATTCTACAGgcaagaaaattgatttgaataacatttttacatGTATTCTCTTCCGCGTCGCAATATAAGGACATAAAACAAATATCACTCTTATTGTCTTGTATCTCATTCTAGCCACCTAATTAATATATGTTGGAGCTAACTTTTCTTAAAGGGAGTTATATGGCTGAGGAAGTGGAGCACTAGGCACTAGGaagtgtaaataattaaattctctTGTTCCAATTGCGATTCGAAAACTTACGTATAGAGAATGCTACaatattagatttttgtttaaaattataatttccaaTAAGGTCTGGGATATTGATAGTTTACTGTGAATCTGAATGAGGAAATTTACAAAGACTGTAGCTACACTATAGATAAAAACAATTTTAGATTCATACGTGAGAATGCTTTCTATGGATAGATTGATGTTGCAGTATGTAGAATTCCTGggtatgagtcattccacgtcaattcGAACAGTTTAAAGAGACAAATAATCATCATATCAccaatttttatgaaactttttatAGCCATTTGTTTTTAATGTCTCCAAACTCCTCTAATTAGATAGCTatcaaaatgtatataaattttcattaaagtGTGCACAATGTttcatattaactgtaatatctcATATTCTAATTGTCTTAAGGCTCGTTTTGAACCTAATTGAACACGCTTTCCACACACATGGTGTTGGAGTAGATCATATGTGGCAATTTGTGTgaactgtaattaaatttttaatttaaggaAGGACCTCAGGAaacagaacaaagaaagaaactaataaaatGCTTTGTGTCGAGTGtcgcattgtatggagcagaaacatggacatttcgaAGTGAATAAAGCGAATTAAAGACATTAATTTGGAATGTtggtatgaagaagaatggagcgtgtgaaatggccagacagaataacaaatgaagctgtatcgaaaagagtgaatgaagaaggaatgatgctgaaactgatcatgaagagaaaaaggaattggttggatcattggctgagaagaattTGTCTCCTTAGGGTCGGATTGTAAGAAATGGTGAGCTCTTCACACTCCTCCGAGAGGGGTTATTATCTCGGTGGCGCCCAGCAATGTTTACACGCACCAAAGGCCAGTGCTGCCTTCGGGGTTGCCGCGGACGACGTCAATATTACGTGGACTGCGGCAGCTGCCCTACTTTCTTTGACGCTGTGTGCCTCAGGCTGGAGGACGAGACCCAGCTCCGAGAAAGCGCCCCTTACATCTGCGGCTTGTGTCGCAAAAATAAAGGTGAAGTGAAGATGAAACTCGAGATGCTGCGGAGACTCACACGCAGTCTTCGCCCTGGCGAGATTGTGCTTCCCGACTTCCATGGATCGGAGCACGAGGATCCGGGCGGCTTTATATCCAGATGCCGCGACCTGTTCACCGAGGCGCACATAGTCCCCTCCCAGTGGTCACGCCTCGTTCGATAACAGCTGAAGGGACCGGCCCAGGACTGGCTTCTGCTCTTCAGTGGCATTCCTTTCTCCTGGGGGAACTGCAATAAGGAATGACTCGCCGCTTCGATAGCCCGGCTATAAGAGGTACTCTGCAAGTCTCCCTCTATGAGAAGCAACAGCGAGAGAACGAGGCCACCGATCAATTCATCAAGGGAAATGTTTCCTTCATCGGTGACTCTTTCCTAATGCCGACACCAACACAATCATTCCTGTGATTATCAAGCTTCTACGGTCACAACTTCTTCCGTTTCTCAGATAACCAGTTCCCTCTATGAGAAGCAACAGCGAAAGAACGAGGCCACCGATCAGTTCATCACGGGAAAAGTTTCCTTCATCGGTGACTCTTTCCTAATGCCGACACCAACACAATCATTCCTATGATTATCAAGCTTCTGCGGTCACAACTTCTTCCGTTTCTCAGATAACCAGTTCCCGCAACTACA
Proteins encoded in this window:
- the LOC138693168 gene encoding zinc finger protein ZFP2-like isoform X3 encodes the protein MDIMIKKEPEDDPLAIQSSDNTDTDEKKPLSEVPTPYLVVGDFNASHHSWGSNSDDDRGNKIAEEDFFDVDRVQQEPKVEISSEEDEVLTDSIFENDKKCVSQERADIDLEENKLTQCGSYSPDGSNIRDESRNSIKCNVCNEVFITPQSMKLHFDIHAIKTSFKCDVCGKCFARSWLLRRHSLTHTTEMSYKCEVCGKCFEKSWLLKRHAQTHTTEMSYKCEMCGKCFGKLWLLKRHTHSHSTEMPYKCEVCGKCFSQFGLLKQHVRIHTPERPFKCDVCGSCFLDLGHLNRHARIHTGERPFKCDMCGKCFSDSTILSRHARIHTGDRPFKCELCGKCFSASSDLCRHARMHTGERPFKCKVCGKCFTESGHLKRHVRSHTGEKPFKCEVCGKCFSILSHLKRHTYIHTGERPFECEVCGKCFSASSYLYSHARIHTGEKPFKCEVCGKLFTESGHLKRHARIHTGERPFKCEVCGKCFSDSATLRRHTRIHTGER
- the LOC138693168 gene encoding zinc finger protein 708-like isoform X6, producing the protein MDIMIKKEPEDDPLAIQSSDNTDTDEKKPLSEEDFFDVDRVQQEPKVEISSEEDEVLTDSIFENDKKCVSQERADIDLEENKLTQCGSYSPDGSNIRDESRNSIKCNVCNEVFITPQSMKLHFDIHAIKTSFKCDVCGKCFARSWLLRRHSLTHTTEMSYKCEVCGKCFEKSWLLKRHAQTHTTEMSYKCEMCGKCFGKLWLLKRHTHSHSTEMPYKCEVCGKCFSQFGLLKQHVRIHTPERPFKCDVCGSCFLDLGHLNRHARIHTGERPFKCDMCGKCFSDSTILSRHARIHTGDRPFKCELCGKCFSASSDLCRHARMHTGERPFKCKVCGKCFTESGHLKRHVRSHTGEKPFKCEVCGKCFSILSHLKRHTYIHTGERPFECEVCGKCFSASSYLYSHARIHTGEKPFKCEVCGKLFTESGHLKRHARIHTGERPFKCEVCGKCFSDSATLRRHTRIHTGER
- the LOC138693168 gene encoding zinc finger protein 708-like isoform X5, with protein sequence MESHELEVVMDIMIKKEPEDDPLAIQSSDNTDTDEKKPLSEEDFFDVDRVQQEPKVEISSEEDEVLTDSIFENDKKCVSQERADIDLEENKLTQCGSYSPDGSNIRDESRNSIKCNVCNEVFITPQSMKLHFDIHAIKTSFKCDVCGKCFARSWLLRRHSLTHTTEMSYKCEVCGKCFEKSWLLKRHAQTHTTEMSYKCEMCGKCFGKLWLLKRHTHSHSTEMPYKCEVCGKCFSQFGLLKQHVRIHTPERPFKCDVCGSCFLDLGHLNRHARIHTGERPFKCDMCGKCFSDSTILSRHARIHTGDRPFKCELCGKCFSASSDLCRHARMHTGERPFKCKVCGKCFTESGHLKRHVRSHTGEKPFKCEVCGKCFSILSHLKRHTYIHTGERPFECEVCGKCFSASSYLYSHARIHTGEKPFKCEVCGKLFTESGHLKRHARIHTGERPFKCEVCGKCFSDSATLRRHTRIHTGER
- the LOC138693168 gene encoding zinc finger protein 708-like isoform X4 gives rise to the protein MNWKVKICSIFNLILHSVVMDIMIKKEPEDDPLAIQSSDNTDTDEKKPLSEEDFFDVDRVQQEPKVEISSEEDEVLTDSIFENDKKCVSQERADIDLEENKLTQCGSYSPDGSNIRDESRNSIKCNVCNEVFITPQSMKLHFDIHAIKTSFKCDVCGKCFARSWLLRRHSLTHTTEMSYKCEVCGKCFEKSWLLKRHAQTHTTEMSYKCEMCGKCFGKLWLLKRHTHSHSTEMPYKCEVCGKCFSQFGLLKQHVRIHTPERPFKCDVCGSCFLDLGHLNRHARIHTGERPFKCDMCGKCFSDSTILSRHARIHTGDRPFKCELCGKCFSASSDLCRHARMHTGERPFKCKVCGKCFTESGHLKRHVRSHTGEKPFKCEVCGKCFSILSHLKRHTYIHTGERPFECEVCGKCFSASSYLYSHARIHTGEKPFKCEVCGKLFTESGHLKRHARIHTGERPFKCEVCGKCFSDSATLRRHTRIHTGER
- the LOC138693168 gene encoding zinc finger protein ZFP2-like isoform X2, translated to MESHELEVVMDIMIKKEPEDDPLAIQSSDNTDTDEKKPLSEVPTPYLVVGDFNASHHSWGSNSDDDRGNKIAEEDFFDVDRVQQEPKVEISSEEDEVLTDSIFENDKKCVSQERADIDLEENKLTQCGSYSPDGSNIRDESRNSIKCNVCNEVFITPQSMKLHFDIHAIKTSFKCDVCGKCFARSWLLRRHSLTHTTEMSYKCEVCGKCFEKSWLLKRHAQTHTTEMSYKCEMCGKCFGKLWLLKRHTHSHSTEMPYKCEVCGKCFSQFGLLKQHVRIHTPERPFKCDVCGSCFLDLGHLNRHARIHTGERPFKCDMCGKCFSDSTILSRHARIHTGDRPFKCELCGKCFSASSDLCRHARMHTGERPFKCKVCGKCFTESGHLKRHVRSHTGEKPFKCEVCGKCFSILSHLKRHTYIHTGERPFECEVCGKCFSASSYLYSHARIHTGEKPFKCEVCGKLFTESGHLKRHARIHTGERPFKCEVCGKCFSDSATLRRHTRIHTGER
- the LOC138693168 gene encoding zinc finger protein ZFP2-like isoform X1; translated protein: MNWKVKICSIFNLILHSVVMDIMIKKEPEDDPLAIQSSDNTDTDEKKPLSEVPTPYLVVGDFNASHHSWGSNSDDDRGNKIAEEDFFDVDRVQQEPKVEISSEEDEVLTDSIFENDKKCVSQERADIDLEENKLTQCGSYSPDGSNIRDESRNSIKCNVCNEVFITPQSMKLHFDIHAIKTSFKCDVCGKCFARSWLLRRHSLTHTTEMSYKCEVCGKCFEKSWLLKRHAQTHTTEMSYKCEMCGKCFGKLWLLKRHTHSHSTEMPYKCEVCGKCFSQFGLLKQHVRIHTPERPFKCDVCGSCFLDLGHLNRHARIHTGERPFKCDMCGKCFSDSTILSRHARIHTGDRPFKCELCGKCFSASSDLCRHARMHTGERPFKCKVCGKCFTESGHLKRHVRSHTGEKPFKCEVCGKCFSILSHLKRHTYIHTGERPFECEVCGKCFSASSYLYSHARIHTGEKPFKCEVCGKLFTESGHLKRHARIHTGERPFKCEVCGKCFSDSATLRRHTRIHTGER